The following coding sequences lie in one Spinacia oleracea cultivar Varoflay chromosome 1, BTI_SOV_V1, whole genome shotgun sequence genomic window:
- the LOC110798625 gene encoding RING-H2 finger protein ATL66: MTHRHLLSHLSQLTTEENSRLLHWHYSEYDDHNFQIHGQTLFYLFILFSIILLVTLLLLYARWYFRFRHAHHAHYHHSHPNTSHATPPTAVFNGLDPAVIQSMPIILHQQSSVGREDEMECCICLGVFEDGDKVKVLPKCDHRFHSDCVDRWLCTQSSCPLCRLSLRVDPPADSVVLTV; the protein is encoded by the coding sequence ATGACACATCGCCACCTTCTAAGCCACCTCTCTCAGCTCACTACAGAGGAAAACTCTCGCTTATTGCACTGGCATTACTCTGAGTACGACGATCACAACTTCCAAATCCATGGACAAACACTCTTCTACCTCTTCATCCTTTTCTCCATCATCCTCCTTGTCACCCTCCTCTTACTCTACGCGCGGTGGTACTTCCGCTTCCGCCACGCTCACCACGCGCACTACCACCATTCCCATCCCAACACATCTCACGCGACACCTCCCACCGCCGTATTCAACGGCCTAGATCCGGCGGTGATCCAATCCATGCCGATAATCCTTCATCAACAATCCTCCGTCGGGAGGGAAGACGAGATGGAGTGTTGCATTTGTTTGGGTGTTTTCGAAGACGGCGACAAGGTTAAGGTGTTGCCTAAGTGCGACCACCGTTTCCACTCCGATTGTGTGGATCGTTGGCTATGTACTCAGTCGAGTTGCCCCCTTTGTAGACTCTCTCTCCGAGTCGACCCGCCGGCCGACTCGGTAGTATTAacagtttga